In the genome of Candoia aspera isolate rCanAsp1 chromosome 1, rCanAsp1.hap2, whole genome shotgun sequence, one region contains:
- the SIGIRR gene encoding single Ig IL-1-related receptor isoform X2, with protein MTVKLLSVWSLPFVLLTFCLARGSGQERMAISQASNLSCVDPDHLYDHTIWIQQESVNHLFCPLDNQSLQLLQSASDFSVQWSKDCHPLNLSSSGHLHSTLQNTSAFLTFEHPRANDAGNYTCTLYLNNQRNISFTIQLDMADLCSMLPHFLYPSSNLTLEQALESQITLNCTVQLPFSNDCDLDLHWMKDNQLLDNKTHASYTQWFNDNETKIFISSALALNMTSDENYGVFACLIRNTTAFFTLKKTEETAGHLGAVLAALFAVALLLFVAVMYVKCRLNVLLWYRNHYGEVEINDGKIYDAYVSYTDSVDDRKFVNFIVKPQLENRYGYKLFLDDKDILPNSEPSADLIMNVSRCRRLLVVLSYPYLEQEWCNNNFREGLWRLLELSRKPIFIVFESQYREIAHPAINLLKQHKSNVTLLMWHAGSMSSGDPLSKAHHQFV; from the exons CTTCCAATTTATCCTGTGTGGACCCAGATCATTTGTATGATCATACCATTTGGATCCAACAAGAGTCCGTTAATCATTTGTTCTGCCCTTTGGATAATCAGAGCCTCCAGCTACTTCAGTCTGCCTCTGACTTCAGTGTCCAGTGGAGCAAAGATTGCCACCCGCTTAACCTCTCCTCCTCAGGCCACCTGCATAGCACCCTGCAGAACACAAGTGCATTCCTCACCTTTGAGCACCCAAGGGCGAATGATGCAGGCAACTACACCTGTACCCTCTACTTGAATAATCAAAGAAATATCTCCTTTACTATTCAGCTGGACATGGCAG ATCTTTGCAGTATGCTTCCCCACTTCCTTTATCCCTCTAGCAATCTGACTTTGGAGCAAGCTTTGGAAAGTCAAATAACACTGAACTGCACAGTGCAGCTGCCTTTCAGTAACGACTGTGATCTTGACCTGCACTGGATGAAAGATAATCAGTTGTTAGACAATAAAACTCATGCTTCTTATACTCAGTG GTTCAATGACAATGAAACCAAAATATTTATCTCCAGTGCTTTAGCGCTAAACATGACTTCTGATGAAAATTATGGAGTTTTTGCCTGCTTGATTAGAAATACTACAGCATTTTTTACACTGAAAAAAACAG aagAGACTGCTGGGCATTTGGGTGCAGTGCTAGCTGCGCTTTTTGCTGTGGCACTCCTGCTGTTCGTAGCTGTAATGTATGTGAAGTGCCGACTGAACGTCCTGCTCTGGTACAGGAATCATTATGGAGAAGTAGAAATCAATG ATGGAAAAATTTATGATGCCTATGTGTCTTACACTGATTCAGTGGATGATAGAAAATTTGTGAATTTTATAGTGAAGCCACAGCTAGAGAATCGCTATGGTTACAAGCTCTTTTTAGATGATAAGGATATTCTGCCCAACTCAG AACCTTCTGCAGATCTGATTATGAATGTTAGCCGATGTCGACGCCTTCTTGTGGTTCTTTCTTATCCATACCTGGAACAGGAATGGTGCAATAATAATTTCAG GGAAGGACTTTGGAGACTGCTGGAACTGTCCCGGAAGCCAATCTTCATTGTCTTTGAGAGCCAATATCGAGAAATAGCACATCCAGCCATTAATTTGCTAAAGCAGCACAAGAGCAACGTGACCTTGTTGATGTGGCATGCTGGCTCCATG TCGTCCGGGGACCCGTTATCAAAGGCCCACCACCAGTTCGTATGA
- the SIGIRR gene encoding single Ig IL-1-related receptor isoform X1, with protein MTVKLLSVWSLPFVLLTFCLARGSGQERMAISQASNLSCVDPDHLYDHTIWIQQESVNHLFCPLDNQSLQLLQSASDFSVQWSKDCHPLNLSSSGHLHSTLQNTSAFLTFEHPRANDAGNYTCTLYLNNQRNISFTIQLDMADLCSMLPHFLYPSSNLTLEQALESQITLNCTVQLPFSNDCDLDLHWMKDNQLLDNKTHASYTQWFNDNETKIFISSALALNMTSDENYGVFACLIRNTTAFFTLKKTEETAGHLGAVLAALFAVALLLFVAVMYVKCRLNVLLWYRNHYGEVEINDGKIYDAYVSYTDSVDDRKFVNFIVKPQLENRYGYKLFLDDKDILPNSEPSADLIMNVSRCRRLLVVLSYPYLEQEWCNNNFREGLWRLLELSRKPIFIVFESQYREIAHPAINLLKQHKSNVTLLMWHAGSMAISSAFWKELCLSLPRKVSYQGLRGDPQTCLQEDKDPMLILHSNYPEFQGDSHSEGDIVVRGPVIKGPPPVRMIGPDGPCLGAMEEVQLEENQKSEIDISDLGSRNYEARTDFYCLVTEDDI; from the exons CTTCCAATTTATCCTGTGTGGACCCAGATCATTTGTATGATCATACCATTTGGATCCAACAAGAGTCCGTTAATCATTTGTTCTGCCCTTTGGATAATCAGAGCCTCCAGCTACTTCAGTCTGCCTCTGACTTCAGTGTCCAGTGGAGCAAAGATTGCCACCCGCTTAACCTCTCCTCCTCAGGCCACCTGCATAGCACCCTGCAGAACACAAGTGCATTCCTCACCTTTGAGCACCCAAGGGCGAATGATGCAGGCAACTACACCTGTACCCTCTACTTGAATAATCAAAGAAATATCTCCTTTACTATTCAGCTGGACATGGCAG ATCTTTGCAGTATGCTTCCCCACTTCCTTTATCCCTCTAGCAATCTGACTTTGGAGCAAGCTTTGGAAAGTCAAATAACACTGAACTGCACAGTGCAGCTGCCTTTCAGTAACGACTGTGATCTTGACCTGCACTGGATGAAAGATAATCAGTTGTTAGACAATAAAACTCATGCTTCTTATACTCAGTG GTTCAATGACAATGAAACCAAAATATTTATCTCCAGTGCTTTAGCGCTAAACATGACTTCTGATGAAAATTATGGAGTTTTTGCCTGCTTGATTAGAAATACTACAGCATTTTTTACACTGAAAAAAACAG aagAGACTGCTGGGCATTTGGGTGCAGTGCTAGCTGCGCTTTTTGCTGTGGCACTCCTGCTGTTCGTAGCTGTAATGTATGTGAAGTGCCGACTGAACGTCCTGCTCTGGTACAGGAATCATTATGGAGAAGTAGAAATCAATG ATGGAAAAATTTATGATGCCTATGTGTCTTACACTGATTCAGTGGATGATAGAAAATTTGTGAATTTTATAGTGAAGCCACAGCTAGAGAATCGCTATGGTTACAAGCTCTTTTTAGATGATAAGGATATTCTGCCCAACTCAG AACCTTCTGCAGATCTGATTATGAATGTTAGCCGATGTCGACGCCTTCTTGTGGTTCTTTCTTATCCATACCTGGAACAGGAATGGTGCAATAATAATTTCAG GGAAGGACTTTGGAGACTGCTGGAACTGTCCCGGAAGCCAATCTTCATTGTCTTTGAGAGCCAATATCGAGAAATAGCACATCCAGCCATTAATTTGCTAAAGCAGCACAAGAGCAACGTGACCTTGTTGATGTGGCATGCTGGCTCCATG GCAATTTCGTCAGCTTTCTGGAAGGAGCTGTGCCTCTCCCTGCCACGGAAAGTATCTTATCAAGGTCTCAGGGGGGATCCCCAAACCTGTCTCCAGGAAGACAAGGATCCAATGCTGATTCTCCATAGCAACTATCCAGAATTCCAGGGGGATTCCCACTCTGAAGGAGACATTG TCGTCCGGGGACCCGTTATCAAAGGCCCACCACCAGTTCGTATGATTGGTCCTGATGGTCCATGTCTTGGGGCAATGGAAGAAGTACAGCTTGAGGAAAACCAGAAGAGTGAGATAGACATTTCTGACCTGGGATCTCGCAACTATGAAGCAAGGACAGACTTTTACTGCCTAGTGACAGAAGATGATATATAA